The Persephonella sp. KM09-Lau-8 nucleotide sequence TACCTGTAAAATAAACAGCTGCAAGGGATGCATCAACAGTTGTGTCGTAAATTCTGTTTCCATTTTTATCTGTGGTTATCATTTTTATAAATTTGTTTAATTTATGGTCATACATATTTTTTAAAGTTGCTTCTTTTACTTTTCTGGCTGCTTTTTCATACTTTTGAGCTTCTTCTGTGTTTCCAGTTAAATGGGCAAGTTTTGAGGCAGAGTTCAAACCTGCGTAAACAGTGGCACAGGTATATGTAAGAATTCCCCGTCTTTCTTCCCATGGGTCGTAGCTTTCCCTTGGTAAACCTTCTTCATTTGTGTATTCAATCATAAACTCTGCTGCTGGTCTAACCAGTTTGTTGTAAATTCTGTCTATAAACTCAATATCTTTTGTAATTTTATAATGGTGGTAAAGCGCCCATATTGTAAGGGCTGTTTCATCTTCCTGAATAGGTAATTGTGGAGAACCGTTCTCATCAATCCATGGATGCCATGATGAACCAAATGAACCATCAGGAAGATATTTTTGCAGGAAATAACCTTTTTTTGTTATTGTTCTGGCGGCAAACTCAAAAAATTTTTTTGTTGTATTTCCATATCCTGCTCTATCCATTGCCATTACGATAAAAGCATTATCCCGTGGCCATGAATAGCTGTAATGGTCTTTATTAAAGCGATTAAAAATACTGGAATCAGAAGAGGCTATTATTGCACCATTTCTGTCCACATGGGCTTTTATTATGTGTAAACTCTGGTTGTAGAGTTTCTGAATTCTTGTATCCATTGAGATTTTTAATGGATTTTTTTCGTTTAGCCATGCTTTATGAAATATCTCTGTTTCCTCAATGATATGCTCAATAGTATCAGTCAAAATTCTATTTTGTTTCTCCTCCAAATCATCAAAGTTATGTCCTGCGATTATGTAATAGTAAAAAGTATGACTATCTTCAAGCTCAAATTCACAGGCAATAGCAGTATCTATATCACCCCTGGCTATTGGATTTTTATCCAGTTTTCCTTTTTTTATCTGATTTAAAGAGGAATCTTTTTTGTGGGAAATTGTGTATTCTGTAATTTCAGGAAAAATACCTGTCAGAAGGTATGTTTTTTCTCTGTAGTGAACCAGTCCTTTAAGGGTTGGGTGATAAAGGGCTGTGTTGCCGATAGGGGTTTCGTATAGCTGAAAATCGTGGTAAAAGTAAAATTTTATCTTCTTAGAAGTCTTTTCTAAATTTTTCACATTTATTTTTCTGATAAAAACAGGTAGATATTTGTGAATTACATCGTTCATTGTTATTTTTATGGAATGTTCTGTATTTGCAGCCTCAATATCTGTAATCAGTGTATTTTCTTTGTAAGAAAATTTAATCTCAAATTTATCCATAGAAAGTAGATGTCCATCAATCTCTACAAATATATGGTTTTTATTACCACCTGAATGGTTATACTGCCCTACGTATGGGAAATATAAATCCCTGATTGACAGATATTTATCTATGTTGATAAAAAAATAACCGTTTGAAAGAACTGCTTCCCTATACATCCTATCCACCGCTAACAGGTGGTATTATTGCCACAGTATCTCCTTCTTTAAGTTTCTGGTCTGTGGAAGCATACTCTTCATTAACGGCAAACATAGAGTTTTGAAGGGTATCTTTTATTTGTGGATACTTTTCGGATAGAAGTTTTACAAGGTCGTTGACGGTAGAATTTTCCGTTAGTTCAATATCTTCTGAAGGCAGACCTATTTTATCTTTTACAGAGGAAAAGTATAAAACCTTAATCCTCAAATTTAATCTCCCATTCTGTAATCAGATGTGAACCCCTTAGGAAATGGGCCCTTAGTTTGAGTTTCACCACCTCATCAAATGAGTAAAACCCTTCTCCACCTACAAGTGTTGGAGTATCGGAACCACCAACTATAAATGGAATATGTATCAGCCTAACCTCGTCAACAAGTCCAAGCCTGATTAAATTCCAGTTTAAAGTTGAACCACCTTCAACCATAAGTGATTTTATTCCTTTTTGGTAAAGCTGATTCATCATCTCTACAAGGTCTACACTCTCTTCACCAACTACCAGAACTTCTGCTTTTTCTCTTATGGCATTTACCTTTTCCTGTGGTGCCTGTTTAGAGGTTACTATTATTGTTGGTGCATCCTTTTTCAGTATATTTGCATCAAGGGGTATATCTGCCTTTGAAGTAGGAACTATTCTGGTTGGATTTTTACCTTCAACATATCTGACAGTTAAGAATGGATTATCTGTTCTTATTGTTTCTGCTCCCACCATTATTCCATCAACTTTTGCCCTGAGCTCATGGAGATATCTATTGGCCTCTTCATCCATAAACTGCATAATCTCTTTTGAAGATCTTCCTTTTCTAAGTGTAAGTTTTCCGTCAACTGTCACTTCAGAAACTATGATTGTATAAGGTCTTGGCATCCTTTTCCCCTTTAGTCATAATCTTTGTTGTATTTTATGTAGAGGTAAATAATTCTCTGTGCTAAGGAAAGTGTCATAAGGGCTGTAATTATTTTGAACCCTGTTTCCAGACCTCCAAACAGGTGGAAATGCTCAAGGATAGAGAAAATAATTATGGAGATTAATGTCTCCGGTCTTCCGAAAAATCCTATTCCTTCAAGGGGGTCATCAATTTTTCCTTTCTGTCTATTTGCAAAACCTATTTCTGCATAGGCAACAGGTTTTATAAATGTATGAAGCATATTAACAACTATAGCCAGAGCGGTAAGCAAAGGGGTTGAGTATGTTATCCCAATGAAAAATAGAACAAATCCGTCAACAAATTTATCTGCCAGCCAGTCTAAGACTGCACCGAATTTTGAGGATTTTTCTGTTTCCCTTGCTACGATACCATCCATAAGGTCAAAAAATCCGCTTAAAAATAGGAAAAAGGCAGCGGTTAAAGGTTTTTCTTTGTAATAGGAAAATGCTGCCAGTAAACCCATAGCTATAGATATAAGGGTAATAACGTTCGGGGTAATATGCGCCTTTATAAAAATGAGCCCGAAGGGCTCATAAAGTTTCTTTAAAGACTTTCTTTTTGATGTTAAATTCATTGTTTTACCTTCTTACAGACCTTTACCTTCCAGCCATGGCATCATTTTTCTAAGCTCTTTACCGACTTCCTCTACAGGATGTTTTTCGTCTCTTTGAACCATAGCATTAAAGTGTGGTCTGTTTGCAACATTTTCAAGTATCCATTCTTTGGCAAATTCGCCTCTCTGGATTTCCTCAAGGATTTTCTGGTGGATTGGTTTTACAGCTTTATAAATTCTATCTCCCCTTGTAACATCCCCATATCTTGCTGTATCAGAAATTGAGTATCTCATTCCTGAAATTCCATATTGATAAATAAGGTCAACAATCAGTTTAAGCTCATGGAGACACTCAAAATATGCAACTTCCGGCTGATAGCCAGCTTCCACAAGGGTTTCAAAACCTGCTTTTATTAATGCTGTCGCACCACCACAGAGAACTGCCTGCTCACCGAACAGGTCTGTTTCAGTTTCTTCTGCAAATGTTGTTTCTATAAGTCCTGCCCTTGTGCAGCCAATTCCTTTTGCGTAGGCAAGGGCTACATCTTTTGCTTTTCCTGTGAAATCTTGATGAACTGCCACCAGTCCTGGAACTCCTTTTCCTTCTTCATACTGCCATCTAACAAGGTGTCCTGGTCCCTTTGGAGCTACAAGGAATACATCTACGTATTCAGGTGGAACAATTTGCCCAAAATGTATGTTAAATCCGTGGGCAAATGCCAGTGCATTACCTTCATCAAGATTTGGCAGTATTGCTGTTTTATAAACTTCAGGCTGAATTGTATCAGGGATAAGCATCATAATTACATCAGCTTTTTTAGCTGCCTCATCGGGAATAAGTACTTCAAATCCTTCTGCTTTGGCTTTTTCTGCAGACCTGCTTCCTGAATAAAGACCTATTACAACATTAATTCCGCTATCTCTAAGGTTTAATGCATGTGCATGTCCCTGACTACCGTATCCAATTATTGCAACTGTTTTTCCCTTTAATACCTCAAGAGATGCATCTTCATCATAATAAATTTTTGCCATCTTAACCTCCTGCTATATTTAACTTAATTTAACATATTACACTATTCAGTTTTTTTAATCAAAATACCCTGAATTCTATAACCTTTTAGCACGAAATCCATAAGTTTTGCTGCCTGTCTGTTGTCTAAGAGAGCTGTATCTATATTTATTATAACTTTATCAAAAGTTATGGTATTTTCTGCAGATGAAGGGATTACTTTTTTATAATCAACAATAGTATCTCCATTATGGGAAGATATTTTTATTTCCTTTCCATAGTTATGGGAAGATGTGGTAAGCCGGAGATTAACCTTTTTAATAAGGATTTCTCTTTTCAGATGTAGAAAATTTATTTTTTCAGGAATATTAGAGATCAGTTTATCGGCAAGCTGTTCCCCACTTTCTGCAGATACACAAACTATGTGGGCAAGTTTTTGGGCTTTAAGAATATCAATACACAGATTATAACTACCTGCAATTGAAGATATATAAGGTTTCATAATGTAATCAAAATTTTTTTCAGGATTATATTTTTGAACTCCCTCAAAATTATTGATAAAAAAATCAAGGAAAATCTGTTTATAGCTTTGTGGTAAATTTCTTACCACTGGAGTTTTAATAGCTATATCCTGCCCATAGGAGAAAAAAAATACTGAAAAAAATAACAAAAAAACTTTTTTCATTACTCTATTTTATGTTCCTGTAATTCCTCTTTTGCTGACTCCCTTGTTAATGCCAATACACCTGTTCTCGCTATATCCTTAAGGCCAAACGGCCTCAAAAGATTTATAAAAGCCTGTATTTTATCTGATGTTCCTGTTATTTCTATTGTATAGGTATCAGTTGATACATCAACAACCTTTGCCCTGAATATATTAACAAGTCTCATTATTTCGTCCCTTGCCGTTGCTTCACCGGCATGGACTTTTATGAGGGTTAACTCCCTTTCTATATGTGGTGCATCTGTTATATCCCTTACTCTGAGGGTTTCAACAAGTTTTCTTAGCTGTTTTATGATTTGTTCAACAACTCTTTCGCTACCTTCCACAACTATTGTTATTCTTGCTACGTTTGGCTCGTGTGTTTTACCTACAGTCAGGCTTTCTATGTTATATCCTCTGCCTGCAAAAAGACTGGTTATTCTGGTTAAGACACCAAAATTATGCTGGGCTCTAACCACTATTATATGTTTTCTTACTTCACTTTTAGGTTGTGGTCTTAGTTTTATTGTTTTAATCTCTTCTGACATTTCCCGCTCCTTTATCCTACTAAATACATAGTTTCTGCTTCACCTTTCTGTTTTGGTGTAAGTATCATTTCTCTGTAGCTTTTTCCTGCAGGAACCATTGGTAAAACGTTTTCTTCTCTATCAACAACAAAGTCCATTATTACAGGTCTGTCATTGATTTCCATTGCTTTTTGGAGAACTTCCCTTACTTCTGATGGTTTTGTGGCTCTGAGACCTACAGCTCCCATTGCCTCTGCAAGTTTAACAAAATCTGGATGAACTGCAAGACATACAGAAGAGTATCTGCTGTCATAGAAAAATTGCTGCCACTGTCTAACCATTCCTAAAAACTCATTGTTTATTATTGCTATTTTTATAGGAATTCTATACTGGACTGCTGTTATAACATCCTGCATATTCATAACAAATGAACCATCTCCTTCTATGGCAAAAACTGTTTTTTCAGGTCTTCCCAGTTTTGCTCCTACTGCTGCAGGAAATCCGTATCCCATTGTTCCCAGACCACCTGAGTTAAGGAACTGCCTTGGGTATCTGTATTTATAAAACATTGCAGCCCACATCTGGTGCTGACCAACTCCTGCAGAGATAATAGCTTCCCCGTTTGTTATATTATAGATTTCCTCTATTACATACTGGGGTTTTATAATTTTGTCTGATTTTTGATATGTTAAGGGGTGTTTTTCTTTCCATTTCTCAATCTGTTTAAGCCAGCTTTCTCTGGCTTTTACCCATTCTATTGGTTTTTTCTTCAGTTCTTTTAGGAGTTTCTGGAGAACAATTTTAACATCACCAACGATTGGAACATCAACATGAATATTTTTACTGATTGAAGCAGGATCTATATCTATATGGATAATTTTTGCTTCAGGGGCGAATTCATCTATCTTTCCTGTAACTCTGTCGTCAAATCTGGCACCTACAGCAATAAGAAGATCTGCGTTATAAACTGCCATATTGGCGTAATAAGTTCCATGCATACCAAGCATGTGGAGGGCTAAAGGATGGGTTTCATCAAAAGCACCCTTACCCATATTTGTGGTTGTAACTGGAATTCTGGTAAGCTCTGCCAGTTCTCTCAGCTCTTCTGAGGCATTTCCTATTATTACTCCACCACCAACGTATAAAACCGGTCTTTTTGCCTTTCTGATAAGTTCTGCGGCTCTTTTTATCTGGACTGGATTTCCCTCGTAATGAGGTTTATACCCAGGTAAAGCATCCTCAACATCTTTCAAGGTAGGCATTTTATAATCATATTCCTGCTGGGTTATATCCTTTGGTATATCAACAAGAACAGGTCCGGGTCTTCCTGTCCTTGCAAGATAAAATGCTTCTCTAAGTATAAGTGCAAGGTCTTTTATATCAGTAACCAGAAAGTTATGTTTTGTTATTGGTCTTGTGATACCTACAACATCAGCTTCCTGAAAAGCATCTGTCCCGATATAGTGTCTTGGAACCTGCCCTGTGATAGCAACCATTGGAACAGAGTCCATATGAGCTGTTGCAAGGCCTGTTACAAGGTTGGTGGCTCCAGGCCCAGAGGTTGCAAGGACAACCCCAACTTTTCCTGTAGCCCTTGCATAACCATCAGCCATGTGGGCGGCAGCCTGTTCGTGTCTTGCCAGGATATTCCTTAGCGGTGCTCCATAGAGAGCATCATAAACTTCCATTATTGCACCACCGGGAAGTCCAAAAACAGTGTTCACTCCTTCCTCAAGAAGGACATCTATGACAATATCGGCACCTCTTTTCTTTGGCATGTTGTTATCTCCTAATGGTTTATGAAAGATTGTATATTATTATAAGCCTTATTTCTGTATTTGTATAATAATAATCATAATTTTAGGGGGTCTGGGAATCTTTTTTCTCTTCTTTTGATAATTTCAGGTAAGCTTCTTTTGCTGCCATAGTTTCAGCTTCTTTTTTTGATTTTCCTTTACCTGTTGTTTTTAATTCTTCTATCCTGCACTCCACTGTGAAAATTTTGTCATGTTCAGGACCAACGGCTGATATAGTTTTATACCGTGGCGTTTTACCAAAAATTTTCTGGGTAAGTATCTGGAGAAGGGATTTATAATCCCGGGGAATATTTCCGGATTTTATATCCTGAATAAGTTTTTCCTTAAAAAATTTGTTAAATATTTCACGGGGAACATCTATTCTATAATCAGCATCTACATATATTGCCCCAAAAACACTTTCAAAAACATCACACAAAAGGGATTCCCTTTCCATTCCTTTCTGGGCTATTTCTCCTTTACTTAAAAGAACCAGCTCCCCAAGGCCTAAAATTCTGGCAAGCTTTGATAAATAGGCTTCGCTGATTACTGCTGACCTGATTTGTGATAGTTCTCCTTCCCGTGCTTTTGGAAAGGTTTTCATTAGTATTTCACTGACTATCAGAGCAAGAACAGCATCCCCTAAGAACTCAAGGACTTCGTAATCTGGAATTTCACGATGATATTCAACTGCATAAGAGCGATGGGTAAGTGCTGTTAAAGGCAGAGATTTATCTTTAAATGTGTAACCTAATATCTTCTCAAGTTTTTCAACTCTATCAATAAACTCTTTTTCAAGTTTAATGCTCATAAGCTTTAAATGCTAAACAGGCGTTTGTGCCTCCAAATCCAAAAGAGTTTGATATTGCAGCTTTTACCTGTTTTTCAACAGCTTTATTTGGTGTGTAATCAAGGTCACAGTCTGGGTCTGGGTGTTCGTAGTTTATTGTTGGTGGGATTATTCCTGTCTCAATAGTTTTTACTGTTGCAACTGCTTCTACCGCTCCTGCAGCTCCAAGAAGATGTCCTATCATTGATTTTATAGAGCTTATTTTTACTTTGTAAGCATAGTCACCAAATACTTTTTTGATTCCAAGGGTTTCTACTTTGTCGTTAAGAGGTGTTGATGTTCCGTGTGCATTTATGTAATCAATTTCGTCTGGGTTTAGTCTGGCATCATTCAATGCCATTTCCATAACTCTAACGGCACCATCAGCATCTGAACATGGGGCTGTGATATGGTGAGCATCCCCTGTCATACCGTATCCAACTATTTCTGCATATATTTTTGCACCTCTTTTAAGGGCATGTTCAAGTTCTTCCAGAACAAGTATTCCGGCTCCTTCTCCCATAACAAAGCCATCTCTTTCTGCATCAAAAGGTCTTGATGCCTTTTGTGGTTCATTATTTCTGGTTGATAGGGCTTTCATGTTGGCAAAACCAGCTATTCCCAGAGGTGTTATTGCTGATTCTGTTCCCCCTGCAATCATAATATCAGCATCACCACGCTGTATAACTTTGAATGCATCTCCTATTGAGTGGGTTCCTGTGGCACAGGCTGTAACCACACAGGAGTTAGGTCCTTTAAAGCCAAACTCAATTGAGATATACCCAGAGGCCATATTTGAAATACCAGAAGGGATAAAGAAAGGAGAAACCCTTCTGGCACCTTTCTCTAATAATAAAGTTTGTTGCTCTTCAATATCCCTCAGGCCGCCGATACCTGTTCCAACTATAACACCTGCCCTTGTCAGGTCTATTTTATCAAGTTCTAAACCTGAATCTGCTATAGCTTCTTTAGCAGCGACCATAGCAAACTTAACAAAATCGCTCATTCTTTTAGCATCTTTCGGGTTTAGATACTTTTTAGGGTCAAAATCCTTTACCTCACCTGCAATAACAACAGGCAGGTTGTAGGAGTAAGGGTCAAAACGTTTAATAACGTCTATACCACTTACTCCATTAATAAGATTTTCCCATGTTTCTTTAACGTTATGTCCTACAGGTGTTATAGCTCCAAGACCGGTAACGACGACCCTTCTCATCGCTTAATTACGCTCCTTTTTTCTCTTTGATGTAGTTAATTACATCACCAACAGTTTGTATTTTTTCTGCGTCTTCATCTGGAATTTCAACATCAAACTCTTCTTCAAATGCCATGATAAGCTCAACAACATCGAGGGAGTCAGCTCCAAGGTCATCAACAAATTTTGACTCAGGCTTTATCTGGTCAACGTCGATTCCAAGCTGGTCTGCGATGATTTCTTTAATTCTT carries:
- a CDS encoding glycoside hydrolase family 15 protein, with translation MYREAVLSNGYFFINIDKYLSIRDLYFPYVGQYNHSGGNKNHIFVEIDGHLLSMDKFEIKFSYKENTLITDIEAANTEHSIKITMNDVIHKYLPVFIRKINVKNLEKTSKKIKFYFYHDFQLYETPIGNTALYHPTLKGLVHYREKTYLLTGIFPEITEYTISHKKDSSLNQIKKGKLDKNPIARGDIDTAIACEFELEDSHTFYYYIIAGHNFDDLEEKQNRILTDTIEHIIEETEIFHKAWLNEKNPLKISMDTRIQKLYNQSLHIIKAHVDRNGAIIASSDSSIFNRFNKDHYSYSWPRDNAFIVMAMDRAGYGNTTKKFFEFAARTITKKGYFLQKYLPDGSFGSSWHPWIDENGSPQLPIQEDETALTIWALYHHYKITKDIEFIDRIYNKLVRPAAEFMIEYTNEEGLPRESYDPWEERRGILTYTCATVYAGLNSASKLAHLTGNTEEAQKYEKAARKVKEATLKNMYDHKLNKFIKMITTDKNGNRIYDTTVDASLAAVYFTGMLPPTDYRVINTFSAIKEKLWVNIGIGGIARFEGDQYHRIDADYPGNPWIITTMWYADWLLAMNQVEEALELIKWAVERQSPAGLLAEQYNPLTGEPLSVMPLTWSHAAFCWTIQNLNEKLA
- the moaD gene encoding molybdopterin converting factor subunit 1, which encodes MRIKVLYFSSVKDKIGLPSEDIELTENSTVNDLVKLLSEKYPQIKDTLQNSMFAVNEEYASTDQKLKEGDTVAIIPPVSGG
- a CDS encoding 2,5-diamino-6-(ribosylamino)-4(3H)-pyrimidinone 5'-phosphate reductase is translated as MPRPYTIIVSEVTVDGKLTLRKGRSSKEIMQFMDEEANRYLHELRAKVDGIMVGAETIRTDNPFLTVRYVEGKNPTRIVPTSKADIPLDANILKKDAPTIIVTSKQAPQEKVNAIREKAEVLVVGEESVDLVEMMNQLYQKGIKSLMVEGGSTLNWNLIRLGLVDEVRLIHIPFIVGGSDTPTLVGGEGFYSFDEVVKLKLRAHFLRGSHLITEWEIKFED
- a CDS encoding CDP-alcohol phosphatidyltransferase family protein gives rise to the protein MNLTSKRKSLKKLYEPFGLIFIKAHITPNVITLISIAMGLLAAFSYYKEKPLTAAFFLFLSGFFDLMDGIVARETEKSSKFGAVLDWLADKFVDGFVLFFIGITYSTPLLTALAIVVNMLHTFIKPVAYAEIGFANRQKGKIDDPLEGIGFFGRPETLISIIIFSILEHFHLFGGLETGFKIITALMTLSLAQRIIYLYIKYNKDYD
- the ilvC gene encoding ketol-acid reductoisomerase — translated: MAKIYYDEDASLEVLKGKTVAIIGYGSQGHAHALNLRDSGINVVIGLYSGSRSAEKAKAEGFEVLIPDEAAKKADVIMMLIPDTIQPEVYKTAILPNLDEGNALAFAHGFNIHFGQIVPPEYVDVFLVAPKGPGHLVRWQYEEGKGVPGLVAVHQDFTGKAKDVALAYAKGIGCTRAGLIETTFAEETETDLFGEQAVLCGGATALIKAGFETLVEAGYQPEVAYFECLHELKLIVDLIYQYGISGMRYSISDTARYGDVTRGDRIYKAVKPIHQKILEEIQRGEFAKEWILENVANRPHFNAMVQRDEKHPVEEVGKELRKMMPWLEGKGL
- the ilvN gene encoding acetolactate synthase small subunit gives rise to the protein MSEEIKTIKLRPQPKSEVRKHIIVVRAQHNFGVLTRITSLFAGRGYNIESLTVGKTHEPNVARITIVVEGSERVVEQIIKQLRKLVETLRVRDITDAPHIERELTLIKVHAGEATARDEIMRLVNIFRAKVVDVSTDTYTIEITGTSDKIQAFINLLRPFGLKDIARTGVLALTRESAKEELQEHKIE
- the ilvB gene encoding biosynthetic-type acetolactate synthase large subunit encodes the protein MPKKRGADIVIDVLLEEGVNTVFGLPGGAIMEVYDALYGAPLRNILARHEQAAAHMADGYARATGKVGVVLATSGPGATNLVTGLATAHMDSVPMVAITGQVPRHYIGTDAFQEADVVGITRPITKHNFLVTDIKDLALILREAFYLARTGRPGPVLVDIPKDITQQEYDYKMPTLKDVEDALPGYKPHYEGNPVQIKRAAELIRKAKRPVLYVGGGVIIGNASEELRELAELTRIPVTTTNMGKGAFDETHPLALHMLGMHGTYYANMAVYNADLLIAVGARFDDRVTGKIDEFAPEAKIIHIDIDPASISKNIHVDVPIVGDVKIVLQKLLKELKKKPIEWVKARESWLKQIEKWKEKHPLTYQKSDKIIKPQYVIEEIYNITNGEAIISAGVGQHQMWAAMFYKYRYPRQFLNSGGLGTMGYGFPAAVGAKLGRPEKTVFAIEGDGSFVMNMQDVITAVQYRIPIKIAIINNEFLGMVRQWQQFFYDSRYSSVCLAVHPDFVKLAEAMGAVGLRATKPSEVREVLQKAMEINDRPVIMDFVVDREENVLPMVPAGKSYREMILTPKQKGEAETMYLVG
- the rnc gene encoding ribonuclease III, which gives rise to MSIKLEKEFIDRVEKLEKILGYTFKDKSLPLTALTHRSYAVEYHREIPDYEVLEFLGDAVLALIVSEILMKTFPKAREGELSQIRSAVISEAYLSKLARILGLGELVLLSKGEIAQKGMERESLLCDVFESVFGAIYVDADYRIDVPREIFNKFFKEKLIQDIKSGNIPRDYKSLLQILTQKIFGKTPRYKTISAVGPEHDKIFTVECRIEELKTTGKGKSKKEAETMAAKEAYLKLSKEEKKDSQTP
- the fabF gene encoding beta-ketoacyl-ACP synthase II, giving the protein MRRVVVTGLGAITPVGHNVKETWENLINGVSGIDVIKRFDPYSYNLPVVIAGEVKDFDPKKYLNPKDAKRMSDFVKFAMVAAKEAIADSGLELDKIDLTRAGVIVGTGIGGLRDIEEQQTLLLEKGARRVSPFFIPSGISNMASGYISIEFGFKGPNSCVVTACATGTHSIGDAFKVIQRGDADIMIAGGTESAITPLGIAGFANMKALSTRNNEPQKASRPFDAERDGFVMGEGAGILVLEELEHALKRGAKIYAEIVGYGMTGDAHHITAPCSDADGAVRVMEMALNDARLNPDEIDYINAHGTSTPLNDKVETLGIKKVFGDYAYKVKISSIKSMIGHLLGAAGAVEAVATVKTIETGIIPPTINYEHPDPDCDLDYTPNKAVEKQVKAAISNSFGFGGTNACLAFKAYEH
- the acpP gene encoding acyl carrier protein, which translates into the protein MEERIKEIIADQLGIDVDQIKPESKFVDDLGADSLDVVELIMAFEEEFDVEIPDEDAEKIQTVGDVINYIKEKKGA